Proteins co-encoded in one Plasmodium coatneyi strain Hackeri chromosome 7, complete sequence genomic window:
- a CDS encoding SICA-like antigen: MKRRMVCLVHDVHVVQRMVQKTRRIAKFFDVERETLSGFSRQDTTKQIEDGKHDLVVEFSTRGDPNYHLTSLLPTSNHPPNTTFLPPTITTTTTIKGDITCGKIDLQNRLKEVIEKWHGHKKNSQKDWGQVWEEILQMVEPLSNDISKYKSSMESHCNGPKKKGTIWTEADSNACMLITAGLKHIYEIKEDSSPGNPGGDGKKNNRTFKATAACIILNELINKLQEKANSCTQKVSIKEGISKAFSVSAQIKETTPCKSDKDCFECKQLDYSNCKMGNEKVREKLKDKIDSDAEIKKALEDIYPPSNPSSTSSSGTATITEWFTVFSNKVTGEEQEQYEELGPLLALCKPDEDPVPKDGVDLKKYGPFCEIMMKNIILTTGVPKQYKNEKGKTPCEKKVKNIPLCDLLKVWMWYMHWFCVPKEVIEHVIRGVKEVRTEFIKKGVNYMECAYDAAFKIPYGGKRDKSDELYDLFETSTLYHKIEADTNQTWCENNKWGYRIRAPAGRSSTRAEAETPDQGVSPGDNSNKFNVMVKKLEEVLIQEETAATPKKAAKSPSPDGVCKDKPNLCIRAKCVTDKWFTIRYRQNKTNEDWKAFWGKDDLGNILKDLSTSMTNGNGEDEKECRSIEEKGGTSNGANKRACNYIVKGLKYMYGIDLSHEPGSEDHPYLNQEFQQTMACLLLNAFAKQMDDKCPNTKDSIKKAFGFMKQIKDEKCEKTYPCVDCKWEEENYKTCMVGEQQLGSKLKELFDNNSKKDEIDQTLTNISNLCNQPPAAPPGSKGRRDETAEEHVPQHLPPPPPPPDVEESEDGEGSPSSSTDGEAPSSHAEEKKPPVPIPEKPQPTAPAPPLSPSDGTKTKSGQRKVVPDIPTASKLTHKLNPSNLHPYLPLAPAMLGISIMSYLLWKYFGMLGKRRKRYRRAYQVRGPSLEQQIVDHVDDQADGPHAYTLVKEQKPRSTRKKRRKKRSGRRMIIDIHLEVLNECQKGDLHSTKEDFFEILVQEFIGSEFIKEEDFVPKEGVPRECDTKEQVLSSDSEF; this comes from the exons ATGAAGCGGAGGATGGTGTGCCTCGTCCACGACGTGCACGTCGTGCAGCGGATGGTGCAGAAAACGAGGAGAATAGCAAAGTTCTTCGACGTCGAAAGAGAGACACTTTCTGGATTCTCACGCCAGGACACAACGAA GCAAATTGAAGATGGTAAACATGATTTAGTTGTGGAATTCAGTACAAGGGGGGACCCCAactaccacctaacatcACTCCTTCCTACCTccaaccacccacctaacacaaccttccttccacctaccataaccaccaccactaccatAAAAGggg ATATTACCTGTGGCAAGATTGACCTGCAGAACCGCTTAAAGGAAGTAATAGAGAAGTGGCatggacacaaaaaaaattcacaaaaagACTGG GGTCAAGTGTGGGAAGAAATCCTGCAAATGGTCGAGCCACTCTCTAACGACATATCTAAATATAAATCAAGTATGGAATCCCATTGTAATGGTcctaagaaaaaagggaccaTATGGACAGAAGCAGATAGCAATGCTTGTATGCTCATCACTGCAGGATTAAAGCATATCTACGAAATTAAAGAGGATTCAAGTCCTGGTAATCCAGGTGGAGATGGTAAGAAGAATAATAGAACCTTCAAGGCCACTGCGGCATGTATCATATTAAATGAACTCATTAATAAATTACAAGAAAAGGCTAATTCCTGTACCCAGAAGGTAAGCATAAAGGAAGGCATAAGTAAAGCATTCAGTGTCAGCGCACAAATTAAGGAAACAACTCCATGCAAGAGTGATAAGGATTGTTTTGAGTGCAAACAGTTGGATTATTCAAACTGTAAAATGGGCAATGAAAAAGTGAGAGAGAAGTTAAAGGACAAAATAGATAGCGACgcagaaataaagaaagcaTTGGAAGACATATATCCACCTTCCAACCCCTCATCCACCTCCTCCTCTGGAACAG CCACTATTACTGAATGGTTCACAGTATTTTCTAACAAGGTAACAGGAGAAGAGCAAGAGCAGTATGAGGAACTCGGACCCCTGTTAGCTTTATGCAAACCTGATGAAGATCCTGTCCCTAAGGACGGAGTAGACCTGAAGAAATATGGACCATTTTGTGAAAttatgatgaaaaatataatattgacGACAGGCGTTCCAAAGCaatataaaaacgaaaagggaaaaacaccatgtgagaagaaagtgaaaaatattcccttatgtgatttattaaaagtaTGGATGTGGTATATGCATTGGTTCTGTGTTCCAAAGGAGGTCATAGAACATGTCATTAGGGGTGTGAAAGAAGTAAGGACGGAATTTATTAAGAAAGGTGTGAACTATATGGAATGTGCTTATGATGCTGCATTTAAGATTCCTTACGGAGGCAAAAGGGATAAGTCAGATGAATTGTACGACCTATTTGAAACAAGTACGTTGTATCATAAAATAGAAGCAGATACTAATCAAACTTGGTGCGAAAACAATAAATGGGGATATCGGATCCGTGCGCCAGCAGGTCGAAGTTCTACGCGGGCTGAGGCAGAAACACCTGATCAAGGGGTTTCCCCTGGTGACAACTCAAATAAATTCAATGTAATGGTTAAGAAACTTGAGGAAGTTTTAATACAGGAGGAAACGGCAGCAACCCCAAAGAAAGCAGCAAAGTCACCCTCCCCAGATGGTGTCTGCAAAGATAAACCTAACTTATGTATACGCGCAAAATGTGTAACAGATAAATGGTTTACCATAAGATATCGACAGAATAAAACGAATGAGGATTgg AAAGCTTTCTGGGGGAAGGATGATCTTGGGAATATATTGAAAGACCTGTCCACTTCTATGACGAATGGGAATGGGGAAGACGAAAAAGAATGTAGAAgcattgaagaaaaaggtggtACATCGAATGGAGCAAATAAGAGGGCATGTAATTACATTGTTAAAggtttaaaatatatgtacggTATTGACTTGTCTCATGAACCGGGAAGTGAGGATCACCCTTATCTGAACCAAGAATTTCAACAAACCATGGCATGTCTTTTATTAAATGCATTCGCAAAACAAATGGACGATAAGTGTCCTAACACGAAGGACAGCATAAAAAAGGCCTTCGGATTCATGAAACAAATTAAAGATGAAAAATGCGAGAAAACCTACCCATGTGTTGATtgcaaatgggaagaagaaaactaTAAAACTTGCATGGTAGGAGAACAGCAATTGGGGTCCAAGTTGAAAGAACTATTCGACAACAATAGcaaaaaagatgaaatagATCAAACTCTAACTAATATAAGTAATCTATGTAACCAACCACCTGCTGCTCCACCAGGCAGTAAAGGTAGAAGGGACGAAACAGCGGAGGAACATGTTCCTCAACaccttccaccaccaccacccccacCAGATGTTGAAGAAAGTGAGGATGGGGAAGGAtctccctcctcctccactgACGGAGAAGCCCCTTCCTCCCAtgctgaagaaaaaaaaccacCAGTACCTATACCAGAAAAACCACAACCAACAGCACCTGCACCACCACTCTCACCTAGCGATGGTACAAAAACTAAAAGTGGTCAAAGAAAGGTTGTCCCTGACATTCCTACTGCTTCCAAACTTACTCACAAGCTTAACCCTTCCAACCTTCATCCTTACCTCCCTCTTGCTCCTGCCATGCTAGGCATTTCTATCATGAGCTACTTactctggaag tactttggaatgcttggtaagagaagaaaacgttacaggaGAGcttatcaagtacgtggtccatccttagaacagcagattgttgaccatgtggacgaccaggcagatggtccacatgcatatactttagtaaaggaacaaaaaccGAGATcaacacgaaaaaaaagaaggaaaaaacgttctggtcgccgcatgattattgatattcatttagaagtcttaaacgaatgtcaaaaaggggacctgcattcgacgaaagaagacttttttgaaattttggttcaagaattcatTGGAAGTGAAtttataaaggaggaagactttgttccaaaggaaggtgttcctaggGAATGTGAtactaaggaacaggttctaagttcagattccgagttttag